The Daphnia carinata strain CSIRO-1 chromosome 2, CSIRO_AGI_Dcar_HiC_V3, whole genome shotgun sequence genome has a segment encoding these proteins:
- the LOC130689371 gene encoding fibroblast growth factor receptor-like 1 isoform X2, giving the protein MKRMRNKTLLLQVMNKSTLAPLCVFCIILQASLSRGAAAATVASTAAIEKKTEANKSFSFSDPAGLLLAQADAPYHQQQHPQQEQLNDVATPSQMDLSTGLMGLDSANTDEHQSGPAASPGSESGPLFDPTTERNVTVLVGRTANLHCRVRYLGNRTVSWIRHRDVHILTVGRYTYASDQRFSIVKTRPSEDWTLQIKFTQARDAGLYECQISTQPHRSQFIRLNVVAPKAVILGGPEFHVDVGSHVNLTCIVQYSPEPPEYVFWHHHDQELRHDSSRGGVAIVTDKTNQVTSTSLLLRQVRLSDSGKYSCTPSNADPASVTLHVLQGERPAAMQSNAGVSSHSIRSILLFLPLGFVWLDYRLVAWVT; this is encoded by the exons ATGAAGAGAATGAGGAACAAGACCCTTTTACTCCAAGTGATGAATAAGAGCACTTTAGCGCCGCTGTGCGTCTTTTGCATCATTTTGCAGGCGTCTCTCTCGCGAG GAGCAGCAGCTGCGACGGTGGCGTCAACAGCGGCCATTGAGAAGAAAACGGAAGCGAACAAatcgttttccttttcggATCCAGCCGGACTTTTGCTGGCTCAGGCGGACGCGCCCTAccatcagcagcagcatccGCAACAAGAGCAACTGAACGACGTAGCCACTCCGTCACAGATGGACCTGTCAACGGGTTTGATGGGATTGGATTCGGCCAACACGGACGAGCATCAGAGCGGCCCTGCAGCCAGTCCCGGGAGCGAGTCCGGTCCGCTTTTCGATCCGACAACTGAACGCAACGTGACTGTCCTCGTCGGTCGAACTGCCAATTTGCACTGCCGTGTCCGTTACCTTGGCAACAGAAca gtgagctGGATCCGACATCGTGACGTCCACATCCTGACAGTCGGTCGATACACGTACGCGTCCGACCAGCGCTTCAGCATTGTCAAAACGCGCCCGTCCGAGGATTGGACACTGCAAATCAAATTCACGCAAGCCAGAGACGCCGGATTATACGAATGCCAGATATCCACTCAGCCGCATCGCAGTCAATTCATTCGATTAAATGTCGTCG CTCCCAAGGCGGTGATTCTGGGCGGACCCGAGTTCCACGTCGACGTCGGCAGTCACGTCAATCTGACTTGCATCGTCCAGTATAGTCCCGAACCGCCAGAGTACGTCTTTTGGCATCATCACGATCAA GAGCTGAGACACGACTCGTCACGAGGCGGCGTCGCCATCGTGACGGATAAGACAAATCAAGTGACTTCAACTTCGCTGCTGCTTCGCCAAGTCCGTCTCTCCGACTCGGGCAAATATTCGTGCACGCCGTCCAACGCTGACCCGGCATCTGTCACCCTTCACGTCCTCCAAG GTGAACGACCGGCTGCCATGCAAAGCAACGCTGGAGTTTCGTCGCATTCGATCCGCTCTATTCTGCTGTTTCTTCCGCTAGGATTTGTCTGGCTCGATTACCGCCTAGTCGCTTGGGTCACGTGA
- the LOC130689371 gene encoding uncharacterized protein LOC130689371 isoform X1 has protein sequence MKRMRNKTLLLQVMNKSTLAPLCVFCIILQASLSRGAAAATVASTAAIEKKTEANKSFSFSDPAGLLLAQADAPYHQQQHPQQEQLNDVATPSQMDLSTGLMGLDSANTDEHQSGPAASPGSESGPLFDPTTERNVTVLVGRTANLHCRVRYLGNRTVSWIRHRDVHILTVGRYTYASDQRFSIVKTRPSEDWTLQIKFTQARDAGLYECQISTQPHRSQFIRLNVVDDSPVGDQGHAATGSKSSKLGKKNLAQYTPKAVILGGPEFHVDVGSHVNLTCIVQYSPEPPEYVFWHHHDQELRHDSSRGGVAIVTDKTNQVTSTSLLLRQVRLSDSGKYSCTPSNADPASVTLHVLQGERPAAMQSNAGVSSHSIRSILLFLPLGFVWLDYRLVAWVT, from the exons ATGAAGAGAATGAGGAACAAGACCCTTTTACTCCAAGTGATGAATAAGAGCACTTTAGCGCCGCTGTGCGTCTTTTGCATCATTTTGCAGGCGTCTCTCTCGCGAG GAGCAGCAGCTGCGACGGTGGCGTCAACAGCGGCCATTGAGAAGAAAACGGAAGCGAACAAatcgttttccttttcggATCCAGCCGGACTTTTGCTGGCTCAGGCGGACGCGCCCTAccatcagcagcagcatccGCAACAAGAGCAACTGAACGACGTAGCCACTCCGTCACAGATGGACCTGTCAACGGGTTTGATGGGATTGGATTCGGCCAACACGGACGAGCATCAGAGCGGCCCTGCAGCCAGTCCCGGGAGCGAGTCCGGTCCGCTTTTCGATCCGACAACTGAACGCAACGTGACTGTCCTCGTCGGTCGAACTGCCAATTTGCACTGCCGTGTCCGTTACCTTGGCAACAGAAca gtgagctGGATCCGACATCGTGACGTCCACATCCTGACAGTCGGTCGATACACGTACGCGTCCGACCAGCGCTTCAGCATTGTCAAAACGCGCCCGTCCGAGGATTGGACACTGCAAATCAAATTCACGCAAGCCAGAGACGCCGGATTATACGAATGCCAGATATCCACTCAGCCGCATCGCAGTCAATTCATTCGATTAAATGTCGTCG ATGACAGTCCTGTCGGTGATCAGGGTCACGCGGCCACCGGATCAAAGTCATCCAAACTGGGCAAAAAGAATCTCGCCCAGTACA CTCCCAAGGCGGTGATTCTGGGCGGACCCGAGTTCCACGTCGACGTCGGCAGTCACGTCAATCTGACTTGCATCGTCCAGTATAGTCCCGAACCGCCAGAGTACGTCTTTTGGCATCATCACGATCAA GAGCTGAGACACGACTCGTCACGAGGCGGCGTCGCCATCGTGACGGATAAGACAAATCAAGTGACTTCAACTTCGCTGCTGCTTCGCCAAGTCCGTCTCTCCGACTCGGGCAAATATTCGTGCACGCCGTCCAACGCTGACCCGGCATCTGTCACCCTTCACGTCCTCCAAG GTGAACGACCGGCTGCCATGCAAAGCAACGCTGGAGTTTCGTCGCATTCGATCCGCTCTATTCTGCTGTTTCTTCCGCTAGGATTTGTCTGGCTCGATTACCGCCTAGTCGCTTGGGTCACGTGA